The Rheinheimera mangrovi genome contains the following window.
CCATTGTAAAAGACTTAGGCGCAGCCTTGGTGAAAGGTATTCAGGGCAACGTTGGTTCTGACTTTATGCAAAGCGGCCGTTTAATTGCCACAGCCAAACATTATCTGGGTGATGGCGGCACGGAAAACGGCAAAGATCAGGGTAATACACTGACCAAGGAAGCAGATTTAGTGCACCTGCATGCTCAGGGTTATATCAGTAGCCTGGATGCTGGTGTGCAAACTGTGATGGCCTCTTTTAACAGCTGGCACGGCGAAAAAATGCATGGCAATCATTACCTGCTCACTACTGTTTTAAAAGAACGTATGGGGTTTGACGGTTTAGTGGTCGGTGACTGGAACGGCCATGGCCAACTTCCGGGTTGCACGAACAATAGCTGCGCTGCTGCTATCAACGCCGGTGTTGATATTTTAATGGCACCAGAAGATGCTAAAGCTCTGTATAAAAATACTCTGGTTCAGGCCAAAGCTGGTGAAATATCAGCTGCGCGTTTAGACGATGCGGTCAGCCGTATTCTAAGAGTTAAAATCCGTGCTGGTTTATTTGAAAAAGGTAACCCAGCTCAGTCTGAACTGGCGGGTAAAGCAGAGCTGATTGGTCATGCAGATCATCAGGCCATTGCCGCTCAAGCCGTGCGTGAGTCTTTAGTATTGCTGAAAAACAATGCTCAATTATTGCCATTAGCGCCAAAACAAAAAGTACTGGTGACAGGCGACGGTGCTGACAATATTGGCAAACAAAGTGGTGGCTGGACTTTAACCTGGCAAGGCACGGGCAACGTCAATGCCGACTTCCCGAATGGCCGATCCATTTATTCAGGCATACAACAGCAAGTCGAAGCGGCGCAAGGCACTGTCGAGCTGAGTGCTGATGGCTCTTATCAGCAAAAACCAGATGTGGCTATTGTGGTCATAGGTGAAAACCCATACGCCGAATTTGATGGCGACATTCGCACTCTGGATTATCAGGCAGGTAAAAATACCGATCTGGAATTACTGAAGAAACTTAAAGCCGATGGTATTCCGGTGGTAACAGTGTTTTTAACGGGCCGGCCTTTATGGGTAAACCCGGAGCTGAATCAGTCCGATGCTTTTGTAGCGGCTTGGTTACCAGGTACTGCTGGCCAGGCTGTGGCAGAGGTGTTATTCAAAACTGCTGCTGGTGAAATACAACATGACTTTAAAGGCAAACTGCCATTCTCCTGGCCAAAAACAGCAGATCAAACACCATTAAATCAAGCTGACAGCAACTACGATCCACTGTTCGCTTTGGGTTATGG
Protein-coding sequences here:
- a CDS encoding glycoside hydrolase family 3 protein; this translates as MFRYTPLALLCSAALVTTLSGCSQQNTTTEKVSEVKAVPAENLTLWPELKSPLANSGTEQKVQQLLSTMTIEQKVAQLIQPDIRWMTVEDMRQYGFGSYLNGGGAYPNDNKNSTAADWVALAQSYYDAGVDATKDGSSIPPLWGTDAVHGHNNVIGATVFPHNIGLGAANNAVLVQAIGKATAVEVAATGINWIFAPTVAVARDDRWGRSYESYSEDPAIVKDLGAALVKGIQGNVGSDFMQSGRLIATAKHYLGDGGTENGKDQGNTLTKEADLVHLHAQGYISSLDAGVQTVMASFNSWHGEKMHGNHYLLTTVLKERMGFDGLVVGDWNGHGQLPGCTNNSCAAAINAGVDILMAPEDAKALYKNTLVQAKAGEISAARLDDAVSRILRVKIRAGLFEKGNPAQSELAGKAELIGHADHQAIAAQAVRESLVLLKNNAQLLPLAPKQKVLVTGDGADNIGKQSGGWTLTWQGTGNVNADFPNGRSIYSGIQQQVEAAQGTVELSADGSYQQKPDVAIVVIGENPYAEFDGDIRTLDYQAGKNTDLELLKKLKADGIPVVTVFLTGRPLWVNPELNQSDAFVAAWLPGTAGQAVAEVLFKTAAGEIQHDFKGKLPFSWPKTADQTPLNQADSNYDPLFALGYGLTYQDKTTVANDLSEQINSAQSTSNDSLNLFERRPASGYSLILQDEQAVVTVTGNKAKSADHSLNLAAVNWQKQEDALLLDWAANSKAKLVLQAAVPLDASGYGQLVVDMKWNAAPTAAVTLAQSCGSGCGGTLNLAELIGSKAAGQWHKVVIDLSCFAAKGAALNHLQQPFVLHSEAAYQLSISNIRLTPATATADLSCPAA